The DNA segment ACCTGGTGGGTCCCAAGAACCGCTCTGAAATCCACCTCCAGTGTCacactcctcccagcccctctaCGTCACACTTCACAAACCACCCGCACGTCCGCCATAGAACCGCCCTCCCTTCCGCTAGGCCTCGCGGCTGCTCAGCGGACTCATCGCCCTGGGCTTTGTTCTCCCATCCGGCAGCCTGCAGCACTGAATTCAGAACAAACCCCAGGCGTCCCGGGACCTTCCACCCCTAACTGTTAACAAATGAaggttctctctcttccctaacTGGGGGAGGCTACAATCAATGTCCCACTGctggtgaggggctggggaaacAAGGAATCTACACCCATGGCAACTTATAGAAAAAATGCCAGGCTGGCTTGATAGAGACCTGATACAAACCTGAGCAAATCAGCAACTGGACTCGTCCCTTTCGAGATTGTCCCTGTCAGTTATTGTGTTTGGGGTCTGTTAGCCTACATAATATTAGGTAGAGTCCAGGAGGTGAGTTGGAGGGACACAATAACACGCAGCCTGAATCACAAATGGCAAACTGGGCTGTGTGTAGCTGGGACCTGGAATGAATCTCTCCTTAAACTCCAGAGATTGAAGAGAAATCAATGGGATGTGAGAAGCAGCTGGATTTCCCCAGGCGATGTTGTGCAGGTGTAACTCTGGGCACCAGAGCCTGGAGAGAACAAAATGTGATTTGAGATGCACCTGGATTTTCCTCAACTACTGTTCTGCAGAGGGGTGACATGATTCAGTTCTGACtgggcaccagggggcgctgtcTCCCTTCACTTGTATCATGAACTGTTTATCCCAGAATAAAGTAACTGTTCAATACACATTTGTTCCTTAAGAGTCTGGTGCACAGACCGTGGCGTTTGAACAGCTGCGTCCTTTCAGACCCCTCATTCAGACcgcgtggtgggggaggaggagagacaggagGTCCAAGGCATCCAAATGTACTGATTTGCTTTGTAGATTCATGAACCACTTCTCAACGGAATTGCTGGGTATTTCTTTCCAAAGTGTGTTTTTCATTCCATGTAATTTAACAGACATTCCATTTAATGCGGAACACCTCTGCAAAATGTTGCCCAGGAATGtccttcagaggtggctgcatcactGTGATTGTTACTTGTCTGTGTTACTGTAGCTCCTGGGAGGACAGGTCATGGCCCaggtctccattgtgctaggcgctgtacaaacacagaacgcaaagacagtccctgctaaGGAGCGAACAATCTCAGTATGAGACAAGGAACAACAGGGGGCGACAGAGCGGGCTGTGGGTGGCAGAAGGCAGCAATGAGACAATCCTGGCAGCGGGATGGGAAGGGACCCAGCACACCCACGGCCTCACTGCTGGCAATTTGTTTgaaggcatcatggcaaagaagTGCTGGAAGGAGGGTGGAAGGAGGGGAATGAGTTAGTTCTGGGGGTGTTTCCAGGGGGTGCGTCCACGCGTGAGGGGCAGCGTGGGGGAAGCCGGCCCGGCTGCACGGCAGTGGTGGGGGCAGTGACCCCTCTCCATGTGCATGTGATAGAAAATATCTGTGTGCCCAGCAATGCAAAGCTCGTCCATTGCTCTCCACACGTCAGACGTGCTGCGCTAACGTGACGCTAACGACTCCTCCCAGCAGCCCCGTAACGGCCGTTCACAGAGtaaaggccaaattcagagctgaGCACCCCCAGCTGTACCCACAGGGAACTGACATCCCCTTCCGCCCGCCCACTGGATTTGGCCCAGTGAGTCTGACTTGGCGGGAATGATCCAAGTTTGTTTCTCTCTCACTGTGAGGAGGAAGGAAGACAGGGGAGAAGATAGAAAAGCCAGGGACAAGAGGCCATAGGGACGTGTTGTAGCATCACCCTCCATTCAGTGGGGATCACGCTTCCTCATCTGTCCAGAACATAGCATAGATACCAAGCAGAGGACTTAGGACCTGATTTGTAAAGGGATTTAGAGTCCTAAAGATGTAAGTAGGCACCTTTAAACAACTGCCCCTTAATCCTTTGGCTCAGGATATAGAGGCTCCTGCTTTAGCTCCACAGTGCTCCTGTTCAATCCCTGGGGATAACCCATATAACAGTCACTACAGAGTGTTTGGCACCATGTGATATTTACGTTTCCATCCATGCAGATAGTTGCAACTGCTGCCTACGGACTAAGAAATTAAttggtcagagagacaaagtAGTGACCAGATTTACTCTGCTACATGCGCAGCTCGTCAAAATGTGATTCCccgaatttaaaaataaacatttctcccAGGTCTAGCTCCCTGCACAGGCAGTTAGAGAGAACTTGTCAGTCTGTGTGATAGCACCATCTGGTTGTGTTAAACATTATTTAGGGAGTATGTTAAAGTAAGGACCCATTATAATCAGTGATACTACCAAAATCTGTTTCAATTTGATCCTGTAATAATAGTTGAAAATATACAAATTTATAGGGAGGTACGTTTTTTCCCTAAAAATCTTACTTAAAATGAAGCCAAAACTGGAAGTTAAATTTGAAATGTGAGCGTCTTTGTATATGTTAAAACTCAGGATTAAAAAACCCGCAGCCAATGTAGAGGGAGcagatttgcatgaaggggccgCTCTACAGCGCTGGGGGTTTAAGAGAGATTTCGGAGGGTCCCATCAGAGACCCGTTTGCCTCAGAAAGCCGAGCTCATCTTGATCgaccatggcctgggcccctctgctcctcgcTCTGCTCACTTACTGCTCAGGTGAGGGGATTGTTTCATTTAGTGACCAAAATATGAAGGACACTTGCAGGTGAGGAGGTTTGTCTGTGAGGATCCGGAGTCCTTGTGCTGAGTGTGTTTGTACTGTTGATTTCAGGGGTCAGTTCGCAGCCTGTCGTGACTCAGGAGCCCTCGATGTCGGTGGCCCCAGGAGGGGCTGTCACTctgtcctgcagcctgagcactGGAGCTGTCACCACCAGCAACTATCCAGCCTGGTACCAGCAGAAAcctggctctgctccaaagctgcTTATATACAGCACGAATAGCCGACCCTCCGGGATCCCTGCCCGGTTCTCGGGGTCCATATCCGGTAACAACGCTGCCCTGACCATCACCGGTGTCCAGGCAGAGGATGAGGCTGACTATTACTGTTTCATATATACCGGTAGCAGTGGTAGTAGGTCTCACAGTGATCtaggcagatggggaactgagacaaaaaCCTCCCGTCTCTTCCCCTGTCAGCTCCTCCAACCTGGGCTCTGCACTGTCTGCACAGTTTGGTTTCTACCTGCAGGACACGGGACCCTGATGGCTCCTTCAAAGGAATTTCAGCCTGTAgctgtcagcagggggcgctgctccACCCACTCCCCTCTCACTCTGTCTGGGGGAGATGGCAGCTGCCCGGTCTCTTTACAAGGAGCAGCTTTTCCAGCTTTCTAGATCCGTGGGTTACAGACCCACCACTGCCTGGTTCCCACGGGGAGCAGACGGCCACAAGCTCCTTGGGTAAAGAGACACGTCTCCCCGAACATAGATCCCCTGTGTTATCCCCGAACTGGACAACACCCTGAATGGCCTGGAAGTTAGAGGGAACGTAGGAAATCCCTTCGTCCATTCCAGTTGCCAGGGCTGGATGAAGTGTCCAGACACAGGGTGTAGCAGATAATAGATGATATCAAAATCCCTCCTCCCTAGaacctcctctctggccccatcccagctgCTTGGCAGCTTCCCCGGTCCCCTCCAGAAGTTCATTAGTGcctccatggccctgctcctcccGGCCCCTGTGGTCCAGCAAGCCACAGGCCCGTGGCCATGTCTAGTTCCCCGTGGGCCAGTCTCGGGGCTCAGGTACCGCAGGGATGGGTGCGGCATAAGAACCTCAATAGAAAAGTTCAtctgctggctgcagagtcaGTGTCCTGCTGCGGGAGAGGCCAGGGCTGTCCTAGCCAAAGCAGGAGTGTTGGTGGCTGTGTCCcaaagctccccctcctccctgaccCCCGTCCTCTAGAGCCTGGCCTGACACTACTGCCCTCCCTCCACCATGTACGTGGCTGTCTCTGA comes from the Chelonia mydas isolate rCheMyd1 chromosome 15, rCheMyd1.pri.v2, whole genome shotgun sequence genome and includes:
- the LOC102937026 gene encoding immunoglobulin lambda-1 light chain isoform X16, with the translated sequence MAWAPLLLALLTYCSGVSSQPVVTQEPSMSVAPGGAVTLSCSLSTGAVTTSNYPAWYQQKPGSAPKLLIYSTNSRPSGIPARFSGSISGNNAALTITGVQAEDEADYYCFIYTGSSGSRSWIFGGGTQLTVLGQSKASPTVHLFPPSSEEIKTKSKATLVCLLGSFYPGSVQVTWKADGQQISTGVETTKPSKQSDNKFMASSYLSLDASKWKTHETYTCQVTHDGKSFEKSLKSSECS